In the Agromyces flavus genome, GGTCGAGGTCGCGGAGGACCTCGGTCGCGCCGAATCGCTTGGCGATCCCGCGCGCGTCGATCGCGAGGGTCATGAGTGCGCCTTTCGCTGGTGTAGGAAGTAAACTGTTTATGTCGTGCACTGCGGTTTAAGTAATACACAGTTCTAGACTGGACGCAAGCATCGCCCGCCGATTGGAGCCGGATGACCGCCGAGACGCCCGCCGATCCCGAACTCCCGCGGGGCGTCGCCCTCGCGTGGGGCGTCGCCGCAGACCCGCAGCGAGGCCCCAAGCGCGAGATGAGCATCGAGCGGATCGTCGACGCCGCCGTCGAGATCGCCGACGCCGAGGGGCTCGCCGCCGTGTCGATGAGCCGCGTCGCGCAGTCGCTCGGCTACACGACGATGTCGCTGTACCGGTACGTCACGGCCAAGGACGACCTGCTCGTGCTCATGCAGGAGCGCGGAACCGGCCTGCCGCCCGAGCCCGACCCGGAGCTCGACCCGGCCGACTGGCGCGGACGGCTCCGCGCCCTCGGACGCGCGCAGCTCGCGATCCATCGCGAGCACCCGTGGCTGCTCGATATCCCCATCCAGGGCACGCCCGTCACGCCGAACAACCTCGCATGGATGGACGCCATGCTCGCGGCACTCGCCGATGCGCCCCTCGACGAGGACGAGCGCGTGGCCGTCATCCTGCTGGTGACCGGGCAGCTCCGGTGGCAGAGCACGATCGAGCGGTCGTACGAGGTCGCCGCCGGTGCAGCCGGCATCGACCCGCAGGCGATCGACGACGGGCGCTCGGCCATCCTCGACGCGTTCGTCACGTCCGACGACTACCCGGCGCTCCGGCGAGCCGTCGACGCCGGCGTCTTCGCGACCGGCGAGGACCCGTTCGCCTTCGGGCTCGAGCGCGTGCTCGACGGGGTCGCCGACTACCTCGCCAAGCGCGCCGCCGGCGGGCGGCCCGCTCCCCCGCCGCGCGACGACGACGCGCCCGAGGTCGCCTCCGACAAGCGCGTCCGCGAGGCGCGCAAGGGCGTGCGAGAGGCCGAGAAGCGCCTGCGCGACGCCCGCAAGGTCGAACGCCAGGCGGTCCGCGAGGCGCGCGCCCGGCACCGCGACCGCTGAACGACGGCGAGCGGATGCGGCGGCGTCAGCGCCGCGCGGTCGTCACCCGGTCGCGGCCGGTGAAGTCGCGATGGTGCGCGATGGCGTGCCATCCGTCGCCCGACAGCAGCGCCCCGATCTCGGCCGACTGCGTCTCGCCGTGCTCGATCATGAGCGTGCCGCCCGGATGCAGCAGGGCGAGTGCTCTCCGGGACAGGACGCGCACGACGTCGAG is a window encoding:
- a CDS encoding TetR/AcrR family transcriptional regulator codes for the protein MTAETPADPELPRGVALAWGVAADPQRGPKREMSIERIVDAAVEIADAEGLAAVSMSRVAQSLGYTTMSLYRYVTAKDDLLVLMQERGTGLPPEPDPELDPADWRGRLRALGRAQLAIHREHPWLLDIPIQGTPVTPNNLAWMDAMLAALADAPLDEDERVAVILLVTGQLRWQSTIERSYEVAAGAAGIDPQAIDDGRSAILDAFVTSDDYPALRRAVDAGVFATGEDPFAFGLERVLDGVADYLAKRAAGGRPAPPPRDDDAPEVASDKRVREARKGVREAEKRLRDARKVERQAVREARARHRDR